A DNA window from Cutaneotrichosporon cavernicola HIS019 DNA, chromosome: 2 contains the following coding sequences:
- a CDS encoding uncharacterized protein (Aminotransferase class-III), which yields MFDPHAEQPLLRPFVTAEDALAVARTSYSLDGSVKELGSNQDRNFLLTTSGPQYLLKFDNDAFSTSELEAQNDALLHLSAAGISGPTPIRDNTGAWISSATVNGRIVRVRLLSFVQGESLVSDGHFFPSIISRLGGLAGRVAASLSLAPVPLLERDLQWDMRNAMTVIEAYAPSIADEPRRTAVLAKAREAWPLVTAHNLPVQMIHGDITDDNVVGLRDTLGRVRPETVIDWGDLSAGWRVAELAVTLSCIMHHNRGHPLDAMPAVAAFDKEVKLTDAELAALWPLVVLRGAVVVASGAHQLALEPDNTYVAERVAHEWHIFDTSAQLDFKIAHAAVRAVTRRPDEPAPKPKSQLLDTDVEIEYVRLDSTSPHLHRGVFLAQDAEERVIAEVVRSGKVPAFAYSEPRLTRTTTPGFDAPETTPLFFAARVPPGTQLRAPFSGQLKAGQGEVSLLGAFGRIIFGGVTGTSGAIAAGKTIGRADGDVTVQWLRPGTASAPAFVDAAALPAWQRLTFDPAPLLGMSPANWLSDVEEERMRRDDVTPSAAERYYELPPGIERGWREVLYDTAGRGYLDMVNNVAGVGHGHPRMADAVAQQLLTLNTNNRFLYSSLAEYVERLRDLAPDPSLSAVLLVNSGSEAVELALKLALAHTGRRDVVVLREGYHGWTAASDAVSTSAFDNPTALGNRPAHVHVAEAVNLYRNPKSAEEYAAGVKELLTTLDSAGTPAGAFISEPVFGNGGGVVYPAGYLKQVYAAVRASGGLCIADEVQVGLGRLGHHAWGVHEQGVVPDIVAVAKALGNAYPLGAVYTTPAIAASLAREGMFFSSAGGATASGVAGLAVLDIMRDEGLQANAAAVGDFLAERFEELMRRHPVIGCVHGMGLYQGVELVRDRESKEPAASETAWVCERMLDYGVIIQPTSERQNVLKIKPPLTLTREHADVFVSALDAVLGELEQRMRGREE from the exons ATGTTCGACCCACATGCCGAGCAGCCGCTGCTGCGGCCCTTCGtgacggccgaggacgcgctcgcaGTCGCGCGCACCTCGTACTCTCTCGACGGCAGTGTCAAGGAACTTGGCAGTAACCAGGACCGTAACTTTCTTCTCACGACCTCTGGGCCTCAATACCTCCTCAAGTTCGATAACGACGCGTTCTCGACCTCTGAGCTTGAGGCACAGAACGATGcactcctccatctctcgGCTGCAGGAATCAGCGGACCGACACCGATTCGCGACAATACCGGCGCATGGATCAGCTCAGCCACCGTCAACGGGCGTATTGTACGCGTTCGTCTTCTCTCCTTTGTCCAAGGCGAGTCGCTCGTTTCAGACGGCCACTTCTTCCCCTCCATTATCTCCCGGCTCGGTGGCCTCGCGGGACGCGTCGCTGCTTCTCTTTCCCTCGCACCGGTGCcgcttctcgagcgcgacctccaATGGGACATGCGGAACGCCATGACCGTAATTGAGGCGTACGCGCCGAGTATTGCGGATGAACCCCGCCGTACTGCTGTGCTCgccaaggcgcgcgaggctTGGCCCCTCGTCACGGCTCACAACCTCCCAGTCCAGATGATCCACGGCGACATTACCGACGACAATGTGGTAGGGCTGCGCGACACCCTCGGTCGCGTCCGCCCAGAAACAGTCATTGACTGGGGAGACCTCAGCGCCGGATGGCGCGTCGCCGAACTGGCAGTTACCTTGTCGTGCATCATGCATCACAACCGTGGTCACCCGCTCGACGCCATGCctgccgtcgccgcgtTTGACAAAGAGGTCAAGCTCACTGACGCAGAGTTAGCGGCCCTGTGGCCCCTGGTGGTTCTCCGCGGAGCTGTCGTCGTTGCGAGTGGCGCGCACCAACTCGCACTCGAACCAGACAACACCTACGTTGCGGAGCGAGTGGCTCACGAGTGGCACATCTTCGACACATCCGCACAGCTTGACTTTAAGATTGCCCATGCAGCTGTGCGGGCGGTAACGAGGCGCCCAGACGAACCTGCTCCCAAGCCAAAATCTCAACTCCTGGATACCGACGTAGAGATCGAGTATGTCCGACTCGACAGCACATCTccgcacctccaccgcggGGTATTCCTCGCTcaggatgccgaggagcgcgtgATCGCAGAGGTAGTGCGGTCTGGCAAGGTGCCCGCCTTTGCGTACAGCGAACCGCGCCTTACGCGCACAACCACACCAGGATTCGACGCACCTGAAACCACGCCATTGTTCTTCGCTGCACGTGTCCCGCCTGGAACACAGCTACGTGCGCCGTTCTCCGGACAACTGAAAGCTGGGCAGGGAGAGGTGAGCCTGCTTGGCGCGTTTGGGCGGATCATCTTCGGCGGCGTCACGGGCACCAGTGGAGCCATTGCGGCAGGCAAGACAATCGGCCGTGCAG ACGGCGATGTGACGGTCCAATGGCTGCGGCCTGGAACTGCTTCAGCTCCCGCGTtcgtcgacgccgcagcGCTCCCTGCGTGGCAGCGTCTGACTTTCGACCCTGCGCCTCTGCTCGGCATGAGTCCAGCCAACTGGTTGTccgacgttgaggaggagcgcatGCGGCGTGATGACGTGACTCCAAGCGCGGCGGAGAGGTACTACGAGCTCCCGCCTGGGATTGAGCGTGGATGGCGCGAGGTGCTTTACGACACGGCAGGGCGTGGGTACCTCGACATGGTTAACAACGTCGCGGGCGTAGGCCACGGGCATCCGCGAATGGCCGACGCCGTGGCACAGCagctcctcaccctcaacaCTAACAACCGATTCCTCTactcctccttggccgagTACGTTGAGCGCCTGCGTGACCTCGCCCCCGATCCGAGCCTGagcgccgtcctcctcgttaACAGCGGGAGtgaggcggtcgagctcgccctaAAGCTTGCGTTAGCTCACACAGGACGCAGAGATGTGGTCGTCCTCCGTGAGGGATACCACGGCTGGACAGCGGCGTCCGACGCTGTGAGCACAAGCGCATTTGACAATCCGACTGCGCTTGGAAACCGCCCAGCACACGTACAcgttgccgaggccgtcaacTTATACCGCAACCCCAAGTCGGCTGAGGAGTATGCAGCTGGCGTCAAGGAACTGCTTACCAccctcgactcggccggTACCCCCGCCGGCGCGTTCATCTCCGAGCCCGTGTTCGGTAACGGCGGTGGAGTGGTGTACCCCGCCGGCTATCTCAAACAGGTGTACGCAGCCGTGCGCGCAAGTGGAGGCCTTTGCattgccgacgaggtgcagGTCGGTCTCGGTCGGCTGGGACACCACGCGTGGGGCGTGCATGAGCAAGGCGTTGTCCCCGACattgtcgccgtcgccaaggccCTCGGCAACGCTTACCCTCTGGGAGCGGTGTACACGACGCCGGCGATTGCGGCGAGTCTCGCACGTGAAGGCATGTTCTTCTCCTCTGCTGGCGGAGCGACGGCCAGCGGTGTCGCGGGATTGGCAGTGCTGGACATTATGCGCGACGAGGGGTTACAGGCCAACGCTGCGGCGGTTGGTGACTTTTTGGCGGAGCGGTTTGAGGAGCTTATGCGACGCCACCCTGTGATTGGGTGTGTGCATGGCATGGGATTATACCAGGgggtcgagctcgtgcgAGACCGCGAGAGCAAGGAGCCCGCGGCGAGTGAGACGGCATGGGTGTGCGAGCGCATGCTCGACTACGGCGTCATCATCCAGCCGACGAGTGAGCGGCAGAACGTCCTCAAGATCAAGCCGCCGCTCACGTTGACACGGGAGCACGCAGACGTGTTCGTGTCTGCACTCGATGCAGTGCTGGGCGAGCTAGAGCAGCGGATgcgaggaagagaagagTAG